From the genome of Silurus meridionalis isolate SWU-2019-XX chromosome 12, ASM1480568v1, whole genome shotgun sequence, one region includes:
- the LOC124394852 gene encoding olfactory receptor 52K2-like, translated as MLTPVQNISFGTFTLTGFHDLGNWQPILSIPYFLLFLLSSVSNFTLIYLIISQQALHSPMCILIGLMAVVDLFLPIFCVPHMLISFLFNWNGISLVGCLVQMFCIHCLGTFQYTILLWMALDRFFAICKPLNYHKYMRMSNFLKFIIFPVIRNVFLITTMVSWAGKLTFCSTNEINHCFCEHMALVQLACGDISINNALGLSAIFLTMTADFILITISYVIILSSVLSSGKTFLKAFNTCITHIIVLTVSVLVALIAFLSYRIKNNFSPSSRVFLSTMYMLFPSCFNPIIYGVRTKEIREQFLKCIKHVKVFPK; from the coding sequence ATGTTAACTCCTGTTCAGAATATTTCATTTGGAACATTTACACTTACTGGTTTTCATGATTTGGGCAACTGGCAGCCCATTCTATCCATTCCctactttcttttgtttttattgtcttCTGTATCAAACTttacactcatatatttaattatatctcAGCAGGCTCTTCACTCTCCAATGTGTATTCTAATTGGTCTTATGGCAGTTGTTGACCTCTTTTTGCCAATATTTTGTGTGCCTCATATGTTGATAAGTTTCTTATTTAACTGGAATGGAATTTCACTTGTAGGCTGTTTGGTGCAAATGTTTTGCATTCACTGTCTTGGTACATTTCAATATACTATACTGCTTTGGATGGCTCTGGATCGTTTCTTTGCTATATGCAAACCTCTCAATTACCACAAATACATGAGAATGTCTAATTTTCTAAAGTTCATCATTTTTCCAGTTATCAGAAATGTGTTCTTAATTACCACAATGGTGTCTTGGGCTGGGAAATTGACTTTTTGTtcaacaaatgaaataaatcattgtttttGTGAACACATGGCATTGGTTCAGCTGGCATGTGGAGATATTTCCATTAACAATGCATTAGGGCTTTCTGCAATTTTTCTAACAATGactgctgattttattttaattacaatatCATATGTGATAATACTTTCTTCTGTTCTGAGCTCTGGCAAAACCTTCTTAAAAGCTTTTAACACCTGCATTACTCATATAATTGTCTTGACAGTTAGTGTGCTGGTTGCTTTAATTGCCTTTTTGtcatacagaataaaaaacaacttttcTCCCTCCAGCCGTGTCTTCCTGAGTACAATGTATATGCTTTTTCCAAGCTGTTTTAATCCAATTATTTATGGTGTACGAACCAAAGAAATAAGAGAACAgtttttgaaatgtataaaacatgTTAAGGTCTTTCCAAAGTAa
- the LOC124394880 gene encoding olfactory receptor 52K1-like, whose protein sequence is MLTPVHNFSFTTFTFTGFHDLGEWQAILSIPYFLLFSLSSTANLTIIYLIISQRALHSPMCILIGLMAVVDLFLPILCVPNMLFSFLFNWKGISLVGCLVQMFCIYFVGSFQSTVLLWMALDRFFAICRPLYYHKYMQMSNFLKFIIFPVIRNVFFITTMVSWAGKLTFCATNEIDHCFCEHMALVQLACGDISINNALGLLAVFLTITADFILITISYVIILSSILRSGKACLKAVNTCITHIIVMTVSLTFALIAFMSYRIRNNFSPSSRVFLSTMYMLFPSCFNPIIYGIRTKEIREQFLKLINHLNIFTNNN, encoded by the coding sequence ATGTTAACTCCTGTACATAATTTTTCCTTtacaacttttacatttactggtTTTCATGATTTGGGTGAATGGCAGGCCATTCTATCTATCccctattttcttttgttttcattgtCTTCTACAGCAAACCTTACaatcatatatttaattatatctcAGAGGGCTCTTCACTCTCCAATGTGTATTCTAATTGGTCTTATGGCAGTTGTTGACCTCTTTTTGCCAATATTATGTGTGCCAAATATGTTGTTTAGTTTCTTATTTAACTGGAAAGGAATTTCACTTGTAGGTTGTTTGGtgcaaatgttttgcatttattttgttggTTCATTTCAATCTACTGTACTGCTTTGGATGGCTCTGGATCGTTTTTTTGCTATATGTAGACCTCTTTATTACCACAAATACATGCAAATGTCCAATTTTctaaaattcataatttttccAGTAATCAGAAATGTGTTCTTTATTACCACAATGGTTTCTTGGGCTGGAAAATTGACTTTTTGTGCAACAAATGAGATAGATCATTGTTTTTGTGAACACATGGCATTGGTTCAGCTGGCATGTGGAGATATTTCTATTAACAATGCATTAGGGCTTTTGGCTGTTTTTCTTACAATAactgctgattttattttgattacaaTATCGTACGTGATAATACTTTCTTCTATACTAAGATCTGGCAAGGCCTGCTTAAAAGCTGTAAACACCTGCATTACTCATATAATTGTCATGACAGTTAGTCTGACTTTTGCTTTAATTGCCTTTATGTCATACAGAATACGAAACAACTTTTCTCCTTCTAGCCGTGTCTTTCTGAGTACAATGTATATGCTTTTTCCAAGCTGTTTTAATCCAATTATTTATGGCATACGAACCAAAGAAATAAGAGAACAGTTTCTGAAGTTAATTAACCATCTGAATatctttacaaataataattaa